The genomic region ccgaaaaggaagaaattaaaagcatataggaagcaaataagacttgccctcttaAAAGATTTATCAATTTTAGCacaaaaagattactccccctaaacgaGGGTTCTCCATTTGAAAGAATATTCTCCCTCTTTGTCAtaaacgaagaaatactccccctgttaGAGATCttatacttaggaaaaagcatgtgagaaatagaggtacaagacatgatttgattaggCTAACTTcccctatgcataggtaacagatatattttgacaacatatgcatttagCAACAtgagaagtataagatatgaaatatagtctaataaaAAACTGGAGAAATCATGTAAAAGATACCAAATGTAGTCATGTGAGACATGAAACTACTTGTAGATTTGaagtggaagcttattgtctttctccggggactccattttccttcaatgagactactacatataatagactttgtcggtaccctgaatcaggggtatcccttactacagtatgaagacgcggtgccTGTACGCCGTTCCCTAGCCACACGGTGAACAACGCTcatccccaccacatgggcaactCAAGGGGCACCATGTGGCAATGAAAGATGATACATCCAGTATGTATCAGTCGAGCCGGACCTCCGTGAgggagcaccggacccctgtacggacaacccggacccccgattGTGGCCCGGGACTCCCGAGTAAGCATgccgggtcccttggatggggtccagtccctccgagtaaggtccgggccgcAACGAGGTCCCGGGAAAGGGGAAACCCTGGCATGGtcaagggtccggtactgacacgtggTCGGGCCTTACTCTGCgcatgcgctccccgctcaggcggagacccgatgcggccacgtggctcgttgcccgtgacataagccaatgggcggagcctgacgtaaggcccctaGACCGCGTGGACTCTGCATTTATTACGAAAGGACGCGCCGCCTatccaccctgctgacaggcgatgtgccccctcagcatttattgtgtcctgtccactccgctggcaggtggcgccagggccaccctgcagacggctcacctgtccagtccattgtcgAAACAGTGCGCCTGTGCTGCATggtgcactgtgctcatcatcccttatacgagaagcttccccctgcacgccgaggctacacagatctcgggtgtcagggcacaagaagattgccccagcagcaaatattagtagctccaagtactacttcctctatgtccctgggcccacatgtcggggctcagtacctttgtacatgcccccctttagctataaaaggggaggcatacaACGTTACAATACAGGCTCAATTTTTAGACCCAACTTAGACTCTCAAttctcaagcttccacagcaatccaacgcacagtggagtagggtgttacgctccggcggcccgaaccactctaaatcctcgcgtgttcatgtgcttgatgtttgcttagcaggacaggcaaaacgcttaagccccttcctcatcttaggatttagggcgggtgcactccgccacccggccggagaattctctctccgatagacttgaaaacatgtATTCGTCTCAAAGATTTAGATTATAGAGCAACCTCCTCCTGAAAGTGTACAtataagttttgaatacttgtaggagacctgcactttgattttgatatcaagaggggcaaattatctataatccgacctttggcacatataagttaaacgaTACCAAGTGAAGCATGATGACACTTGTATGATATGTCATATGAAAATATCAATTGGAGAGTCATTTACTTAGGAATGTTGAATAAGTTATGTGCCGAGCTTAACTAATATTttcaaaccatgtaggtttgctcaagtatGTGAATAGAaacgagcaatcctaccatatggttGTCCTAGTATACATGCAACTATAATCAAAAGTAAACATCACATGTAAAACTAGGCATCTAAGGTAAAATATAGATACaggaaaatagatacgcatatctaaaacaagaaatacaataaatttagttaccttagtcatgggtggggaaatttgggtctaAAGTATACACTAACctacttggcaatagacttgatccaatatgatgcattccatgatatacatcctaatTTTGCCAAGTCCCCAAATTCCCCGACGTCCTTCGGACTTCCCACTTCCCTCTTGGGATCTAAACCTTCTTGATGCTTTTCATGGTTTAAATAATTTCTTTTGGCACCCAGAAGCGTTTGgctccctttcctttgttggcttgcttgttggccttgattgctatcacctttccattctttttctttttgattaagtatggtatagcagcctttttatccaccttgttgatataggtgttggagattttgcttgttggcttttgcttttgcttatccccggtcttcaccttgcattggtaagacttgtggccttccttatggcatagcctacaaatcacagtttctccctccacaggcttgttcactcatgtagtggtgttatcctaaggaggttggatttgtttggctttgcctttcttgtcatacaaagccttgccaaggcgagccacttcttgccttaattgtccATTCTCCATTGCAACCTcattcgaacatgtttctacaacaatattcttagCAAAAACTTGGTtgtaggggttagaatcatcaattaaatcaaaacaAGAATTAGAAGCATCTTTTTtataatttcaggtatttcaaccaaagatactcccggggtgctaccaatgttttctagcttagtagttagctcatcattgtgtatgctaagaatttccattttccctagcaaaaTTTCaatgcttcttgggagctagctaacttagccttaagtttttcattctttttaataaggctatcatcagtagctgaggatggagcactagactctaatagctcaattttagttgatagctcacaattcaaatttgcaaatttttatagcaaacatttataatcattttgagagctgatcaacttatttttcaaagttttaagttgagctttttgtttagtgcatacatcctgAAAGAATTTTACAGTTTCTGCAAGCTCATCTAagtagggctttccctcaccttcatcatcactactgttATTATCACTAGATGATGGAATACTcaatttacctcttgccataaggcacttgcgtgatgaggattggtggctgcgcgtccttggcggttcatcttcgcttgaagagtcatcccaagttttgataCTTGTAAGCGTCTTGCCTTTGTTCCTCTCCTTTGTGGGTTCGACCATATTTGGACAACTGTCCccaaagtggcccttctccccacatgtaaagcatcctctctttctttgctttttcatgTCAATGTTAAAaagaatatccttgacctgcaGGGGCAgagccattagattaatcttgaggatcaaccccattacctttccgacgcgtcagattggttcttcgtcctcggaggataatgttgatggttgattatcttcatcatcatcactttcttcttcttcctcttcttcacttgagtaacttggagtgggagccttattTTTGTCttttctttcatcacatgcaaacacacatggtcttgaagaagttggctcctcctgtcgactcatttttcgcaacatctcaaatgccgcaattttcccaatcataatggtcggggtcatctgactcaagtcctccatgttgtgaagaatggtgatgatgcttCCATATCTTTGTtatggtagtagggagataatcttcctcacaatgtctgcatcacctagcttattaatgcttatagaattgagctcattgataattagattcaaacgagaatacatatctctaacaagctcattatccttcaGAGCAAAAGAATTATATTCATTTAAGTCTagacaatgtttttgctcacggacattggatgtgtcgtcatggagctcatgtaattttagccaaatctcattagtaatttttaatgtaaaaacttgattaaaaatatccatgctaagagattcatacaagcaatttttagctctagcatttaaatgaatttctttttcctaactcgtggtgggtttctcgggattcttgggtggtttcatcccgtcacgagtgactctccaaacacctagatcaacgacctctaggtaacaagtcattctagcactataatatgggaagttagtgtcgtcgaaatgtggtggcctatgggtgtcCATCCTCtttctctaaaaagtgtcggcccttttagcggtgaagctaaaacgtttcaaataagccaaaccaggctttgataccaattgtagggaACGGTGATGCCTAAgaaggggtgaattaggacttctaaaactttctctaaactagaccacaaataaaaccctagagcaaaatctatgcaaataatcaaactagaatgtgcaaactaggttttgtctaagtgttgctatctctaccgcaaaggctaagtttcaatctaaacaatctaccaaaagacaagattgaaacttaaatactaatgtagatgtggaaggtaaagagcaggtagagatgcaaactctcgcggatgacaccggtatttttaccaaggtatccggaaccacgcaaggttccgactaatcctcattggtgcccctacgcaaagggaagcccacacgagggccaagcatcacggtcaagtaactccgtagagaaacgcgggccttctccacacgcgagTGTTGCTCtgctttcggctcctctcggacgctccccgtcgtctccactatcgagcttctagcTGAAatgtcgcgggcctcgttccctcggaTACACTGTGGCGAccatgacacaaactcggttgtcacggtctcgcaagactcttgcctCACTCGGTATAATtgcaacggctcacgcaagagccgaggggttgtgtggtttttctaaactcactcaactaactaggattcacctagagcaagcattAAAGCTGTCTAACTAacataagcacttcgcaaagcaactacgctaatcatcgagtggTTCTATTAGgttgtgtttggttgaagagccaagtagaacggagctgttctgtcccagttttgttgttgtttggttacaaagtaactagaacggagtggctccaattagggaatattctcctcagatccggaaccatccCACTCCAAAAAAATCAAtgggacggagccgctccgttcccagCCCGCTCGCACAGCTCGCCCTCCCATCCGCGCGCAGCAGCTCGTGCGCCtccctctgcaaccaaacaaaaaacagagccgctctattccagttcactctgcaaccaaacaaaaaacagagccaCTCCGTTCTAgcttaccaaacacagaacagagcggctccgttcctagaatcagggatggaacgactccgttctacttggctcctcaaccaaacactaccttaagcacttgggtgtatgagcatttggaaatgtctacaatatatcttggtatgtttcttgggctcccacaccttgaaatggccgattgggagtatttatagcctccccccaCAATTATAGTCGTTGGACAGAAGCAGCAACTTTTTGTCGACGGTCGCACCGGACAGCCTGGTGCACACCGAGCATGCACTGTGTCCGGTGCcctggccacgtcagccgacTATTGAGgtttgtagcagtcgaccgttgaatcTGACCGTTACCTAGACTGTCtggggcacaccggacaatccgatgctacaacccgagagcgcctgttgtgggcctctctgcgcagactgtccgggtgtcccaccagatagtccggtgcacaccgggcaggtactgttcactctccggtgcaccaccagtgcGCTGGCTGACTACCCACTTCATGCATTTCTTCGCTGATTCTttaggcttcttttgttcttgagtcttggacttctaagctatttttatgtcttcttttgaagtGTTGCGTTATCAATGTCTTAGTCCAATCCTTTTCGCATCTTGTGAACtaaaaacataaacactagcaaacgcaTTAGTCCAcacgttatgttgatcatcaaacaccaaaaccttttgagccaaatggcccgagGTCCATTTCCTTACATGTATAATGTACGTATACTGACTTGTGGGCCCCATAAAACTAGAGGCCCAGAGCGACCGTCCGATTCCCCCTAGGGCCGGCGATGTTTCAGACTTAGGATCCGAACTAGTATTTGGGTAGTTCGGGTTTGGATAACGAGTATCGAGTTTTTTTGTCTACCGCTTTTTGCATGTTACTTGAATGAAACTGTCTCAACCAAGATTTGTGGCATTTTGAAAACATAAATATGAAACCTACCGGTGTGAATGGCCTAagccttagggtgtgtttggttgaatGTACATGGAGGGATGGAAGAGGGTAGCCACAGTTTCAATAGTGTTTGGATGAGAGTCGCGTAGGGGCGAGGTGAACACCGGAGTAGTTTTTGGTGGCGGCGTGATCCAAAAAATCGAGTGAACGGTGTTACCTCCGCCTTATCCCACTTtaacctcaaaccaaacacatccttaCTAACTTAAGATTTATACAGTGAAGTACACGGGTACGTTTCTCAAGAAAATGGTAAATTGTAGAACAGGAGGAGCTATCTAGGGGTAATTTTGGTTGGTTGATTGCAAGACGGTTAGACATGGAAGCCAGGCCCACGTCGTAACTGTCTATCTGTCGGCCACTGCCGTCGTGCTTCCCGTCCGTTCCCGACTAATCATTGGCCCATCACAGACGGGAGGGCCCAGCCCAGATGCTTGCCTGCCtctgggggtgtttggtttctagggactaatgtttagtcccttcattttattcctttttagtgtataaattgctaaatatagaaactaaaataaagttttagtttctatatttggcaattttggaactaaaatggaataaaatctagggactaaacattagtccctagaaaccaaacaccccatctGTCTGGCTCAACGCCCAGACGTCACCACATGACGCCATGACATCATCATTTCTTTCACAAATCAATCATCACCCTCCCTTCCCCAAAAGATTTTGGAAGCACACGCCACTGCGAGGTGGGCCTCTTCCCGTCCCCGTCTCTGCCTGCCCAGCCAACAGCCATTCCTCTCCTCCAGTCCTCCTCGCATCACTCGACTCGACTCGACTCGCTCGCTCCACCGACCACCGTGCGCCCGCGGGCGGCGCGGCTTTGCTCCACTCCACTCGCGCCGGGGCGGTTTCCGTCGCCGCCAGGGCACCGCCCGTGACACCCTGATCTCCCTTCACCTACTCGTGGATTCGATCCCATCCAGCCCGTCCCGTCCCTCTCCCACCCTTTCCAGATCTGCCTGCGAGCCCCCGCCACGCACCCTCATGACCACCACTACCCCCCGACGCGCATCACGCGAGGGGAGCGTCACTACTGCTGCCGCCGCCAATGGCTCTCTGCCCTGACCGAGCCCATGGACGACCTCACCGTGGGGGGCCTCGCGCTCTTCGCCGCCGTCGCTGACTTCATAGACGACTCCGCTCCCGCGATGCCGCAGCCAGCGGCGGCCAGCACCGCGcacgagcccgagcccgagcccgggAGCCCCTGCTCAGTCGCCAGCGACTGCAGCAGCGTCGCCACCGCCGACTTCGAGGGATTTGCCGACCTCGGCTCCGCGCTCGTGCTCGACGACCTCGtctcctccgcctccacctccgccagctCTGCCTCCGGGCCcagggccgccgccgccgctcccgccAGGAGCGTCTTCGCGCTCGACTGCGTGCCGCGCTGGGGGCTCCAGTCCGTGTGCGGCCGCCGACCCGAGATGGAGGACGCCGCCCGCGTGCTGCCAACCTTCTTCCACGTCCCGCTCTGGATGCTCGCCGGCGACGCGCCCGTCGACGGCCTCGACCGGGCGTCCTTCCGCCTCCCCGCGCACTTCTTCGGCGTCTACGACGGACACGGCGGCCTCCAGGTTGCGCGCGCGATTCGATTCACCACCACCTGCGTAGCACTCGATTATTGCTCGAGCTCCCTGATCAATGAATCCCGCTGCTGCAGGTCGCCAACTACTGCCGGGAGAGAATCCACGAGGTACTGGCAGAGGagctcaccaaggcagaggaggcCGCGTCCGACGCTGACCTGGGTGGCCTCGACCCTAACACTCAGAAGCACTGGGAGAAGGCCTTTGTGGGCTGCTTCAGCCGTGTTGATGCAGAGGTGGGAGGAGACGCGGCGACCGAAGCCAAGCCTGTGGCTCCAGACACCGTGGGCTCAACAGCGGTGGTTGCGCTTGTCTGCTCATCGCATGTCATCGTTGCCAACTGTGGCGACTCGCGAGCGGTGCTCTGCCGGGGCAAGCAGCCTGTGGCGCTTTCCGTGGACCATAAAGTAAGCCATCATCTGTTCTCGGGGCAACACTTTTACTTGTTTCACTCATTCATTCTCTTTATTCTGCTGGGTTACTAGTTTGATTGTATGATGCATTGCTCATTTGCTGTTCTCGTTGTTTCAGCCAAACAGGGAAGATGAGTATGCAAGGATTGAGGCCCAGGGTGGCAAGGTCATCAATTGGAATGGCTATCGAGTCCTCGGTGTTCTCGCCATGTCCCGGTCAATTGGTACGTGTCCCTATCCTCTTCATGTCATGAGAGCAACGTTGGTTTATGATGCCATATACATCCACACAGTTTTTCAATTCCTGAAAAACTACAGACTGGTTAATCAGACTACTTACAGCAACGGTACAATATGTAGCTATCACCACTTGGAATGTTGTTGGCTGGTCCATTCTGTTCGTTGACAAATTATTATTGGCTATTTGATTTGTTGCAGTTTCGCTTTAGGGATGTATGCTTTAATTTTGGTAGTCAAAAAGGTTGCTAGTCCGTTATGGAAACCTAATGAGTTCAACTTTGATTGCGCCACTGGATGAAATGGTATGGACTTGTGTTGGATAACAAACAGTTGTGGTTTGGAATGTATCGCTAACTATGCAGCGCAGGCTTTAAGCCTCTTCCAGGCTTGTGATGGAATTATGCCATTGTGTGCATATCTTGACATTTGAACGTTTCTTTTCACCCACAGGAGTTCACAGATTCAATTAAGCTATTTATTACTTGGACCTGGACTGCTTGATCCTATGTTCTATAACCATGGATTCCTTGCAGTCACAGGAGAGCCTCAGTGTACTGTTTTGATGCCTTTGTTTCAGCGTTCCAATCCACTTCACTTAAAGTTGACTACAACCGATCCAAATAGACTTGTGGATGAAAAGGTTGCCATCAACCAACTGCTCTTATGACTGCTTGTTTCTCCCAACATCAGATAGAATGATAGACAAATGATAACGATGATGTAATTTTGATTGATTGCCAAAAGCAGGAGGTGACATTGTTGATCTATGTGCAGGGGACAGATACCTGAAGCCATATATTATCCCAGTCCCTGAGGTCACAATTGTCGCCCGTGCAAAAGATGATGAGTGCCTAATTATTGCAAGTGATGGCCTCTGGGATGTGATGTCAAACGAGGAGGTATGTGATGCTGCTCGCAAGCGCATACTGCTGTGGCACAAGAAGAATTCAGATGCCTCATCGTCAGCCCAAAGAAGCGGTGATTCGCCAGATGAAGCGGCTCAAGCAGCTGCTGAGTATTTATCGAAGCTGGCTCTCCATAAGGGGAGCAAGGACAACATAACCGTAATTGTAGTCGacctcaagtcacataggaagatcAAGAGCAGAGCATAACCGTGGATTCGGTAAGACTTGGACAGTAGAAATGGTTGTTACTACACTAGGACGCTAGAAAGGTGGAGAAAAGGCTCCTGTTCAGTCTGCTGCACATGTACACTGGTTGGCCCAACACTAGTCTTTTTCCACAACCATATAGGCTGCCACGTTTGTTCAGGGACTCATACACAGATCTAATCTGGTTAGAAATTGGGCTGACGAAGTAAGGTAAATCTGAAATATATATATAACATACATATGTAGATTCCAAATAGCTATTACTGACTGGGTTTGGGGCATTGTTTCTGTTTCTAACAGGTAAAGGTACAATAGAAACCGCCAGCATTAAACTGTACCTGTGCTACTTGTGTTTTGGTATATTGATGTCTAGGAGTAGCAGATTAGCAGTGCAAAGAATACTACGATACCCCAAGTTGTTTCTGCAACAAATGTTATGTGCATGTATATCATAAAATAAGACCATCTGTAATATGAATTCAATTCTTGGCATCCGACGTTATTAATTCAGTTGATTGCCAACAGGATGGTTGTTTTGCTGCTGAGAATTACATCTCATTCGGTCTGATTTTGCCACTCAGCCACGCTGATAGCTATTGAACTTTGACAGTCTGACGAGATTTCGGAATCCAAGCTGCATCATCAGCTGTGTGTTGACGACCGACAGCATCAGTGCAGTCTTTTAATTATAGTCATTGGAGCTGCATCTTCACTTTCTAATTACTCAGTGCAGCCAAATAGGTTCTATGTTATACATATAGATTGCGTTATCTTTTTTTTTTTTCCTTTTAGCATTGTGTGTAGTCAACAAACTCCACACGTTTCTATAAGCTGCTTGtaatttgtttttgtttttttaatttaaaaacTTAGGGAGGGGAGACGATGTTAGGCTATGGCCAGCACATAAGGTGGCagtatctatgttttatactgTAGATAGCATTATAGCGTGGAGTTCAATATAGAAGATAAGATAGAAGCGCTCCCGGAGAATACGTGCCCTTAGGATGTACGTGTGCATATTAATGCGTATACAAATACATTACATGGACATACAAGTAAATATTTGTATATGTATTATGTTTGATTGCAGAAATAACAATAAAATGGTAAATCTATACCTCAATCTAGTGTCATGAAGGATAAGAGAACCGTCCCCCACCCCATAAACCCCGAGGCACCGAGCCTTAGGGTCAAGTGAGGCGGagctagagagagggagaggggggtcGAGCGAACAGAAAAGAAGTCACTCGAGTGGATTTCTCATCTGGCCTAAAACTGACCTGTCATAAATGTCCGGTCGCATTAACTACGTCTGGCACCGAGAGACGGTGGGAGCGTCGGTTCGCCTCCCACTTATGACCTACGAGCCCCTCGGCCTGCGGTGCACTCATAACCCATCAAGCCTAAATCTGAGTACGCCAGCCATCTACAGAACCCGCAATACAACGAGACACGTCGAGACCTAGACTACGGAGGCCAAGGGTCAGCGCAACAGGGAGGCAGTAAGGATGGTGCTACGGCTTCACGCTGCCAATACCACCCGCCATAATGGACGCAGTTAGGGAAGCCCAAACAGTCGGGGCACAAGACAACAAGTAAGATTCACTGGGGTAGAACATATCGTTTTACCACGGGTCGGTAGCTCCTTCTATGAAAAGGAGCCGATAACCGATCCCCTTCtcagtctataaaaggaagggttgGAGACGAACACAAAAGAGGACACACACGCAAGAGACACTCGATAACGCCAGAGGACGACGGAGGCCAGAACCAAGGAGCGAACCACTGCGACGTCCAAGACTTAGCAGAGAGCTCTAGTCCAGTAGTCCTTAGGTCTAGCCATGCATTTACTTAGGAGCACTTTTTCCCTCTCTcgcccgcttgtaacccctactataaGCATTGAG from Zea mays cultivar B73 chromosome 6, Zm-B73-REFERENCE-NAM-5.0, whole genome shotgun sequence harbors:
- the LOC103630796 gene encoding protein phosphatase 2C 53 isoform X2; this encodes MDDLTVGGLALFAAVADFIDDSAPAMPQPAAASTAHEPEPEPGSPCSVASDCSSVATADFEGFADLGSALVLDDLVSSASTSASSASGPRAAAAAPARSVFALDCVPRWGLQSVCGRRPEMEDAARVLPTFFHVPLWMLAGDAPVDGLDRASFRLPAHFFGVYDGHGGLQVANYCRERIHEVLAEELTKAEEAASDADLGGLDPNTQKHWEKAFVGCFSRVDAEVGGDAATEAKPVAPDTVGSTAVVALVCSSHVIVANCGDSRAVLCRGKQPVALSVDHKPNREDEYARIEAQGGKVINWNGYRVLGVLAMSRSIVTGEPQCTVLMPLFQRSNPLHLKLTTTDPNRLVDEKGTDT
- the LOC103630796 gene encoding protein phosphatase 2C 53 isoform X1, yielding MDDLTVGGLALFAAVADFIDDSAPAMPQPAAASTAHEPEPEPGSPCSVASDCSSVATADFEGFADLGSALVLDDLVSSASTSASSASGPRAAAAAPARSVFALDCVPRWGLQSVCGRRPEMEDAARVLPTFFHVPLWMLAGDAPVDGLDRASFRLPAHFFGVYDGHGGLQVANYCRERIHEVLAEELTKAEEAASDADLGGLDPNTQKHWEKAFVGCFSRVDAEVGGDAATEAKPVAPDTVGSTAVVALVCSSHVIVANCGDSRAVLCRGKQPVALSVDHKPNREDEYARIEAQGGKVINWNGYRVLGVLAMSRSIGDRYLKPYIIPVPEVTIVARAKDDECLIIASDGLWDVMSNEEVCDAARKRILLWHKKNSDASSSAQRSGDSPDEAAQAAAEYLSKLALHKGSKDNITVIVVDLKSHRKIKSRA